A region of Necator americanus strain Aroian chromosome I, whole genome shotgun sequence DNA encodes the following proteins:
- a CDS encoding hypothetical protein (NECATOR_CHRI.G529.T1) — MQARKNEYDVIGLTEMRRWHHLNAVYETGEELFLRTCDSRGVGEVGVLVNTSMAMNIDSFEKLTNRIGKDE, encoded by the coding sequence atgcaagccaggaagaaTGAGTACGACGTCATAGGACTAACCGAGATGAGACGATGGCACcatctcaacgccgtatatgaaactggagaagaactgttcttaagaacatgcgacagtagaggtgttggtgaagttggtgtcctcgtcaacacgagtatggcaatgaacatcgactctttcgaaaaACTAACGAACCGAATCGGTAAGGACGAATAA
- a CDS encoding hypothetical protein (NECATOR_CHRI.G528.T2): MSVIIRLQLLPLSANAADVRAFFSGLRIPDGAVHIVGGDEGDAFIGFATDEDARQAMRRDRGNIHGQEVRLFLSSRAEMNEVITRAKAAVLGIRVPSPPRTTLQPAVIQQVTEQPISGMDYTAQTQQPTQQQYAVPVVSEQSLKPSSFAPDPSEFNKPLYMRGPPQPQQPQHVPAAPPQQPVIPAQNGDYHSAHRPAYPSPADNYASPAHVQSQNPPRPHAPPPAESSQSYEKRYPPRHPEPRNYSQQASYRHEDNYFNHQAQQHNVEPAPRFFGAPPRNPTVIRPPPPGMTMPPGYHQPPKDTQTQNAPTSGRDGAAPRQPYGVTNSQFRGPPGPSQGRESGEENNNMGYQAPNQQERYNGPVALQRQSQQQDDQRNLPGGPHAPYPQDTRNHVNGNAPAPSVNRQSTAPPRPFPPQRDSWRADNGPAQHSGAPPMGSNAPRTDNHTGAGAGQPQRKPLLSTTPLGAFNDTSRHSGPQSGPGPRVPPVPPRNPLGPPQLAVNRTPLLGPNFGAGPTLPRSSQNVAKYVELSRLPTEMLRPAVLEQFLRPSVPLQVSSVKVVYSSQGIHMHTLVRFDNPADAEAVISRNGELGIRVRRSTKALFDEAVDGIPPAVIAASDQNSDNGDRKRETDHSSRRRSRSRSREKRRNRRDSSPRKRPRSRSRSRDRRSARRSRSRSPKRARQTSTRWCLQLTNVPFRCTESEIYEWFSERVRPTKITRTFYTDGNASDRWIAEFESESLLDRAQGIKRLLMGRSIKMCQISNEDADELMKIEDIYGERRKEDSEKYMSEVSHFNNVPATRGRGGSTFFPAPVRGASTPSYGRGGAHPPPLLGMGAHGYRGMGRGVPSMPSYDSRGRGRGVGGFRGRGGFRGREDKPYMRSSRDGVENGDENYHGDISGSASLAPGSPEPQPVSATDDLVASLGPKAVIP, translated from the exons GTACGTCTATTCCTATCGTCACGCGCTGAGATGAACGAAGTAATCACACGTGCCAAAGCAGCAGTTCTAGGAATTCGAGTGCCGTCGCCGCCTCGTACTACTCTGCAACCAGCTGTAATTCAACAAGTAACAG AGCAACCAATCTCTGGAATGGATTACACAGCTCAGACACAGCAGCCAACACAACAACAGTACGCCGTCCCAGTCGTGTCTGAACAGTCCTTAAAGCCGTCGTCGTTCGCTCCTGATCCATCCGAATTCAACAAACCGCTCTATATGCGTGGCCCACCACAACCACAACAGCCCCAACATGTACCAGCAGCACCACCACAACAGCCAGTGATTCCCGCGCAAAATGGTGATTACCACTCGGCTCATAGACCTGCTTACCCTTCCCCTGCTGACAACTACGCATCACCCGCACATGTGCAGTCACAGAATCCCCCTCGCCCTCATGCTCCACCGCCTGCGGAATCTTCGCAGAGTTATGAGAAGAGGTATCCACCACGCCACCCTGAACCAAGAAATTACTCACAGCAGGCTTCGTATAGACACGAAGATAATTATTTCAATCACCAAGCACAGCAGCATAATGTCGAGCCCGCGCCGAGGTTTTTCGGAGCTCCGCCCAGGAACCCAACTGTGATCCGTCCACCTCCGCCAGGAATGACAATGCCTCCTGGGTATCATCAACCGCCAAAGGATACCCAAACACAGAATGCCCCAACATCTGGTAGGGATGGAGCGGCACCTCGGCAACCTTACGGAGTGACAAACTCGCAGTTTCGTGGGCCTCCTGGCCCTTCGCAAGGAAGAGAATCGGGAGAGGAAAACAATAATATGGGTTATCAAGCCCCGAATCAGCAAGAACGCTACAATGGACCAGTTGCCTTGCAACGACAATCTCAGCAGCAGGATGATCAACG GAATCTGCCCGGAGGCCCGCATGCTCCGTATCCTCAAGATACCCGCAATCACGTCAATGGCAACGCTCCAGCTCCATCAGTGAATAGACAATCAACAGCTCCTCCACGCCCTTTTCCACCACAAAGAGATTCGTGGCGAGCAGATAATGGTCCTGCCCAACACTCTGGTGCACCCCCAATGGGTTCAAACGCGCCAAG GACGGATAATCATACTGGGGCCGGCGCTGGACAGCCACAGCGCAAACCTTTGCTGAGCACCACACCGTTGGGAGCGTTCAATGAT acatcAAGACACTCCGGCCCGCAAAGCGGACCTGGTCCTCGTGTACCACCTGTCCCTCCCAGAAATCCACTCGGACCTCCACAACTAGCAGTAAACAGGACCCCACTGCTTGGACCAAATTTTGGTGCTGGACCAACTCTGCCGAGGAGCTCTCAAAA CGTTGCAAAGTATGTGGAACTTAGCCGATTACCAACGGAGATGTTACGACCAGCTGTGCTAGAACAGTTTCTCAGACCATCGGTGCCTCTTCAGGTTTCGTCGGTGAAGGTTGTTTATAGCTCCCAAG GAATTCATATGCACACGTTGGTGCGCTTCGATAATCCAGCAGATGCTGAAGCGGTGATCAGCAGGAATGGAGAACTTGGGATACG AGTGCGCCGGTCAACCAAGGCTTTGTTTGATGAAGCTGTTGATGGAATCCCACCAGCTGTAATTGCA GCATCCGATCAAAACAGCGACAACGGAGATCGTAAGCGTGAGACTGACCACTCCTCTCGACGTCGTTCACGCTCTCGTAGCCGAGAAAAACGTCGAAATAGACGTGACTCATCTCCACGTAAGCGTCCAAG ATCTCGTTCCCGCAGTCGTGATCGTCGGTCTGCCAGACGCTCGCGAAGTCGTTCCCCTAAGAGGGCCAGGCAGACGTCAACGCGGTGGTGTCTGCAACTGACGAATGTACCGTTTCGATGCACTGAGTCAGAAATTTACGA GTGGTTTTCTGAAAGAGTACGACCAACCAAGATCACTCGTACCTTTTATACAGACGGAAATGCTTCTGATCGATGGATTGCTGAGTTCGAAAGCGAATCTTTACTGGATAGAGCCCAAGGCATCAAACGTTTACTTATGGGACGCTCTAtaaa GATGTGCCAGATTTCTAACGAGGACGCAGATGAGCTGATGAAAATCGAAGATATTTATGGAGAACGAAGGAAAGAAGATAGTGAAAAG taCATGAGTGAGGTGTCTCATTTCAACAACGTGCCAGCTACCCGTGGTAGAGGTGGATCAACATTTTTCCCAGCACCAG TGCGAGGTGCTAGCACGCCTTCGTATGGTCGTGGAGGTGCTCATCCGCCGCCATTATTGGGGATGGGGG ctcATGGGTACCGTGGTATGGGTCGTGGTGTCCCATCGATGCCTTCTTATGACAGTAGGGGCCGAGGACGTGGAGTTGGTGGCTTTA GAGGTCGAGGCGGATTTCGTGGTCGAGAGGACAAACCTTACATGAGATCGAGCCGAGATGGTGTAGAAAATGGCGATGAGAATTATCACGGGGACATATCCGGATCAGCATCCTTAGCTCCAGGCAGTCCAGAACCACAA CCTGTATCCGCTACTGACGATCTGGTCGCTTCATTAGGACCAAAAG CGGTTATCCCGTAG